Proteins encoded together in one Telopea speciosissima isolate NSW1024214 ecotype Mountain lineage chromosome 4, Tspe_v1, whole genome shotgun sequence window:
- the LOC122659157 gene encoding uncharacterized protein LOC122659157, protein MAFVMEFAENLIRRMMEDPKERDRQFREHVYSVQDRCKKTKEMWSLPIRPYGFWTFERHNAQLAWDAQISQVPGRRDPYDDLLQQTYESSTRK, encoded by the coding sequence ATGGCATTTGTAATGGAGTTTGCAGAGAATCTGATAAGGAGGATGATGGAGGACCCAAAGGAACGGGATCGGCAGTTCAGAGAGCACGTTTATTCAGTGCAGGATCGCTGCAAAAAGACTAAAGAAATGTGGAGCCTACCCATCCGACCTTATGGGTTCTGGACATTTGAACGCCACAATGCACAGCTCGCATGGGATGCCCAGATTAGCCAGGTACCTGGACGAAGGGACCCCTATGATGACCTCCTTCAGCAGACTTATGAGAGCAGTACCCGCAAATGA